A region of Etheostoma cragini isolate CJK2018 chromosome 2, CSU_Ecrag_1.0, whole genome shotgun sequence DNA encodes the following proteins:
- the LOC117955961 gene encoding transcription factor Sp6-like, whose amino-acid sequence MAHPYEPWLRTAPPSGSSEDMNIPSWWDLHRDVQSGSWIDLQTGQGVGLPSVNPGGSMGLQHSLGPYGSDPQLCTLSQSQLNPVSHSSHLYPQDGFKMEPLAPEMLQQEPFSLDEPQENAVSARPKPQRRSSSRGAGQTACRCPNCVHAEQLGQSTDDSRRKHMHNCHIPGCGKAYAKTSHLKAHLRWHSGDRPFVCNWLFCGKRFTRSDELQRHLQTHTGAKKFSCALCPRVFMRNDHLAKHMRTHESPPGHGEERINGDGRMEKGFDTPTPQSSSNVSASDGTEPPLKLKCETDPSVSSVTGQSG is encoded by the coding sequence ATGGCCCACCCTTACGAGCCTTGGTTACGGACAGCACCACCGAGTGGCAGCTCAGAAGACATGAACATCCCGTCCTGGTGGGACCTCCACAGGGACGTCCAATCGGGGAGCTGGATAGACCTGCAGACAGGGCAGGGTGTCGGCTTGCCTTCAGTAAATCCTGGGGGGTCCATGGGGTTGCAGCATTCTTTAGGGCCCTACGGATCAGACCCTCAGCTGTGCACCCTGTCTCAATCTCAACTCAATCCCGTCTCGCACTCTTCTCACCTCTACCCCCAGGATGGCTTCAAAATGGAGCCACTGGCCCCTGAAATGCTACAGCAAGAACCCTTCTCCCTGGACGAACCACAGGAGAACGCCGTCTCAGCCCGGCCCAAGCCCCAGCGCCGCTCTTCGTCCAGAGGTGCTGGCCAGACGGCGTGTCGCTGCCCTAACTGCGTCCACGCTGAACAGCTGGGCCAGAGCACCGACGACAGCAGGAGGAAGCACATGCACAACTGCCACATCCCCGGCTGTGGCAAAGCCTACGCCAAGACCTCCCATCTGAAGGCTCACCTGCGATGGCACAGCGGGGACCGGCCATTTGTCTGCAACTGGCTCTTCTGCGGCAAGAGATTCACGCGCTCCGATGAACTGCAGCGCCACCTTCAGACGCACACTGGTGCCAAGAAGTTCAGCTGCGCATTGTGCCCTAGGGTGTTCATGCGCAATGACCACCTGGCCAAGCACATGCGCACGCACGAGTCACCGCCAGGACATGGGGAGGAGAGGATAAATGGAGATGGGAGGATGGAGAAGGGCTTTGATACACCTACACCTCAGTCATCCTCAAATGTGTCTGCGTCCGATGGCACAGAGCCTCCGCTGAAGCTGAAATGTGAGACAGACCCCTCAGTCTCCAGCGTGACAGGGCAGTCGGGCTAA